CGGTCAGCACCGACGTGTCGGTGGTCAGCGCGATCGCGGGCAGGGGATTACGGTCGAGTTTAAAGCGCGAGAGGAGTTCGGCGGCGATGTGCTGTGCGTCCGCGGCGCTGCCGCCATTGCCGGCCAGCATCAGCTTGCCGCCGCCCTGAAGGGACGCGGCAATGCGCTGTGCAATCGAGGCGATCGCGTGAACGAGAGCAGTGTCGTCCTCCGCGCGCTGAACAGCTTCTCTCGAGCGTCTAAAATAGCCGAGGATCTCATCTTCTACGATCATGACACGTTGGTACCGGTGGTAAGCTTCTGGGGCAAGGCGGCGCGGACTGCATCGTGGACCCGTCCGACATCGACGCCAGATGTGCTGCGATCCTTGATGTTGGCAAACTGGCCCGGCGGCTCGATGATCGCCGCCAGGGGATTGAGCGGAGCCCAGAGCCGCGGCGAGGTCGGTCCGAAGATCGCGACCGTCGGCGTCCCGATCGCTGCCGCGATGTGCATCAGGCCGGAATCGTTGGTCACCGCGACGTCGGCGGAACGAAGCGCGAGAATCGCATTTCGCAGGTCGTTTCCGGTCAGATTCCGCACCGATTCGCCGCCGATTCCGCAGAGTTTCTCGGCAATCTGTCGCTCTTGCGGGCCTCCCAGGACCCAGATCTCGCATCCATCGGCGGCGAGCCGGCGGGCGAGTTCTGCATAATGTTCCGGCGGCCAGGCCTTGCCAGGCCCGACCGCGCCGGGCGCGAAAGCCACCACCGGCCGGCCTCCGGAAAGGCCATTGCGGGCCCGCCAAGCCTCGATTTCGGCGGCGGGCACGTCGATGTCGGGAAGAGGCCAATCCTTTGGCAGCACTGCATTTTTCGGCAGCGCCAGGGCGCCGAAACAATCGATCATCCGTTCCAGTTTGCGCTCACCCCAGCGCATATCATTGATCAGGAGGAAACGGCCTTCGCCGGCGAAGCCGATCCGCTCTGGGATGCCGGCAAGGAACGGGGCAAGGGCGGATTTCCAGGTGCGCGGCATGACCAGCGCCGTGCCGTATCGTTCTGCTTTAAGCCTTTGTGCCAGCTCAAGATATTGTCCGAACGGCAGGCGCCTTCGGGGCAGGTCGGCGACAATTCCTGTCCGCACGCCGGGCAGATAATCGAGGATCGGGGCGCAAAGCGAACTGGTGATCAGGTCGATCGGCCGGTCCGGCCAGCGAGCCTTCAACAGCCTTACGACCGAATGCACGCGCACGAAATCGCCGATCCACATGTACGGGACAATGAGGATCGGGCTGTCGGCTCCGGCCGCCTTATGATCTGAATTCTGGCTCATTTCTTGTGGAAATGATGATTCACTGTGAGTTCGCGCTGTCGTGGCAAGGGGTTAGCGCGCTTGAGGCTTGATTGTCGACTATGAATTGAGACGGTGGGATTCGCCGCTCTTGGTCATGAAAGTTGCACGTCTGTCCCCGGTCAGGCAAAGGAGCGACGTGCGGGGCAGCGGGGTAGGCGATGCTATTAGTGACCGGCGGGGCCGGTTTTATCGGGTCGAATATCGTCGCCAGCCTCAACGAGGCCGGACGCACCGATATCGCGGTCAATGACACATTGGGCAAGGACGGCCGCTGGCGCAATCTGGCCAAGCGGCAGATCGCCGATTTCGTCCAGCCACATGAGCTAAGTCGTTGGCTGGACGGGAGAAAACTTGACGCCGTCATCCATATGGGGGCGATTTCCGACACCACGGCCGATGACGGTGACCTTGTCATGGACACCAATTTCCGGCTGTCGCTGACGCTTCTGGACTGGTGCACCGTGACCCGCACGCCGTTCATTTATGCCTCGTCGGCGGCCACTTATGGCGGCGGAGAACACGGATTTTCTGACGATGATCGGCCAGAGCATCTGCGTTCATTGGCGCCGATGAACCTATACGGCTGGAGCAAACATCTGTTCGACCAGGCTCTGATCGCCCGCAAGCTGCGCGGGGAAGATTTGCCGCCGCAATGGGCGGGACTGAAGTTTTTCAACGTGTTCGGCCCGAACGAGTATCACAAGGGCAAGATGATGAGTGTTCTTGCCAAGGTGTTCGACGAGGGCAGGGCCGGCGGCACTATCCGCCTGTTCAAGTCGCATAAGCCCGGCATCGCCGACGGCGACCAGCGGCGCGATTTCATCTATGTCGATGATGTTGTTGCGGTTATTCGCTGGCTGCTCGACACGCCGCGGGTGTCCGGCCTGTTCAATGTCGGGACCGGGGAGGCGCGCAGTTTTCGCGAGATGATCGAGGCGATGTTCGCGGCGCTCGGCCGCCCGCCGAAGATCGAATATGTCGATATGCCGGAAAATATCAGGGATCAGTACCAGTACTTCACGCAGAGCGATGTCGGACGGCTGCGCGCGGCGGGTTATAATGCCGGGTTCATGCTCCTAGAAGATGCCGTACGGCGCTATGTACAGCAGTATTTGGACCGCGAGGATCGTTATCGCTGATGTTCGATTTCGATCATAGTCTGTCGCAACTCTCAGGCGTCACCGTGCTCTGCATCGGCGACCTGATGCTGGATGACTTCGTCTATGGCGACGTCGCCCGCATCTCGCCGGAAGCGCCGGCACCGGTCATTGCGGTCAAGCGCAGTG
The genomic region above belongs to Pseudorhodoplanes sinuspersici and contains:
- the waaF gene encoding lipopolysaccharide heptosyltransferase II, which codes for MSQNSDHKAAGADSPILIVPYMWIGDFVRVHSVVRLLKARWPDRPIDLITSSLCAPILDYLPGVRTGIVADLPRRRLPFGQYLELAQRLKAERYGTALVMPRTWKSALAPFLAGIPERIGFAGEGRFLLINDMRWGERKLERMIDCFGALALPKNAVLPKDWPLPDIDVPAAEIEAWRARNGLSGGRPVVAFAPGAVGPGKAWPPEHYAELARRLAADGCEIWVLGGPQERQIAEKLCGIGGESVRNLTGNDLRNAILALRSADVAVTNDSGLMHIAAAIGTPTVAIFGPTSPRLWAPLNPLAAIIEPPGQFANIKDRSTSGVDVGRVHDAVRAALPQKLTTGTNVS
- the rfaD gene encoding ADP-glyceromanno-heptose 6-epimerase gives rise to the protein MLLVTGGAGFIGSNIVASLNEAGRTDIAVNDTLGKDGRWRNLAKRQIADFVQPHELSRWLDGRKLDAVIHMGAISDTTADDGDLVMDTNFRLSLTLLDWCTVTRTPFIYASSAATYGGGEHGFSDDDRPEHLRSLAPMNLYGWSKHLFDQALIARKLRGEDLPPQWAGLKFFNVFGPNEYHKGKMMSVLAKVFDEGRAGGTIRLFKSHKPGIADGDQRRDFIYVDDVVAVIRWLLDTPRVSGLFNVGTGEARSFREMIEAMFAALGRPPKIEYVDMPENIRDQYQYFTQSDVGRLRAAGYNAGFMLLEDAVRRYVQQYLDREDRYR